One Halobaculum roseum DNA segment encodes these proteins:
- a CDS encoding FAD-binding and (Fe-S)-binding domain-containing protein encodes MATHDPGSDGRWDTSAASLGYDRPDVREYAELASDLRERVAGEVQFDEYAQVLYATDGSIYQAEPAGVVCPRDADDVVATHEVAADHGVPVLPRGTGSSLAGQTVGPGCVVIDTTRHMDDIVEVDAEGQEATVLPGVVQDHLDARLAEDGLKFAPDPASSGRATVVGGIGNNSTGAHSVRYGITDAYTEELDVVLADGTRIHTREVVLGSDEHEEIIDGGGIEAELYRTVEGLVREHEAEIDEKYPNLKRSVSGYNLHKVIYETDDGEEVINLSKLFVGAEGTLGTIVEATVSLVTKPEETALALYCFDDLVDAMEAVPVALEYPVSAVELMDDEVFRLARESTEYAQYEEPIPDGAAAALMLEWDSELVDDFEGAMADTTEEFVTDGAAFDVLEAYEEDEQEKLWKLRKAAIPLLMSLEGDPKPYPFIEDATVPPEELAEYVGEFEEVLDDHGTSAAYFAHAGSGTLHIRPILNLKDGEGIEKMHSITDDVTDLVLDHFGAFSGEHGDGLARTEFNPKMYGEELWGAFQELKSAFDPEWRMNPGKVVYVDGDTADERGYPDSAADTDMRENLRYGADYRSIEPQTALDFDDEGGFSHLVELCNGCGTCRETEGDVMCPTYRASGEEIQATRGRANMLRAAISGELSEDEIHSDRFQEEVLGLCVGCKGCMSDCPTGVDLAKLKAEVKHEHHEEAGASLRERVFANIDAASRIGSALAPVANAATKLPGARAAMEKTLGVASDRELPTFTRDTFRKRWDRRGGAAVSAAEADARVVLFPDTYTNYSMPDAGMAAVEVLEAANVHVRVPDDLAASGRAAFSTGFLGTARERAAENVEALEPFVEEGYSVVFVEPSDAVMFQDEYRDLLDGDAVEAVSAASYGVLEYVDTARLDEAIEFREAPERGESIAYHGHCNQKSLNKDHHAVGVLRRAGYDVDPLDTTCCGMAGSFGYEAEHYELSKAIGSLLFDAVDESPAESVTAPGASCRSQLGDREGTDEQPPHPIEKVAEALAE; translated from the coding sequence ATGGCAACTCACGACCCGGGGAGCGACGGACGCTGGGACACGTCCGCCGCGTCGCTGGGGTACGATCGACCCGACGTACGGGAGTACGCCGAGTTGGCGTCCGATCTGCGCGAGCGCGTGGCCGGCGAGGTACAGTTCGACGAGTACGCGCAGGTCTTGTACGCGACCGACGGCTCCATTTACCAGGCCGAGCCCGCGGGCGTCGTCTGCCCGCGCGACGCCGACGACGTGGTCGCGACCCACGAAGTCGCCGCCGACCACGGGGTACCGGTGCTGCCGCGGGGGACGGGGTCGTCGCTGGCGGGCCAGACCGTCGGCCCGGGCTGCGTCGTGATCGACACCACGCGCCACATGGACGACATCGTCGAGGTCGACGCCGAGGGACAGGAGGCGACGGTGCTGCCGGGCGTCGTACAGGACCACCTCGACGCCCGCCTCGCGGAGGACGGCCTGAAGTTCGCACCCGACCCGGCCTCCTCCGGCCGCGCGACCGTCGTCGGCGGCATCGGCAACAACTCCACCGGCGCCCACTCGGTGCGATACGGGATCACGGACGCCTACACCGAGGAACTGGATGTGGTGCTCGCCGACGGCACGCGGATCCACACCCGCGAGGTCGTCCTCGGCTCCGACGAGCACGAGGAGATCATCGACGGCGGGGGGATCGAGGCCGAGCTCTACCGCACCGTCGAGGGACTCGTCCGGGAACACGAGGCCGAGATCGACGAGAAGTACCCGAACCTGAAACGGTCGGTCTCCGGCTACAACCTCCACAAGGTGATCTACGAGACCGACGACGGCGAGGAGGTGATCAACCTCTCGAAGCTGTTCGTCGGCGCGGAGGGCACCCTCGGGACGATCGTCGAGGCGACCGTCTCGCTCGTGACGAAACCCGAGGAGACCGCGCTCGCGCTCTACTGCTTCGACGACCTCGTCGACGCGATGGAGGCGGTACCCGTCGCGCTGGAGTACCCCGTGAGCGCGGTCGAGTTGATGGACGACGAGGTGTTCCGGCTCGCCCGCGAGTCGACCGAGTACGCCCAGTACGAGGAGCCGATCCCCGACGGCGCGGCGGCGGCGCTGATGCTCGAGTGGGACTCGGAGTTGGTTGACGACTTCGAGGGAGCGATGGCCGACACCACCGAGGAGTTCGTTACCGACGGCGCCGCCTTCGACGTGCTGGAAGCCTATGAGGAGGACGAACAGGAGAAGCTCTGGAAGCTCCGGAAGGCCGCGATCCCGCTGCTGATGAGCCTGGAGGGGGACCCGAAGCCGTACCCGTTCATCGAGGACGCGACGGTGCCGCCCGAGGAGTTGGCCGAGTACGTGGGGGAGTTCGAGGAGGTACTGGATGACCACGGCACCTCCGCCGCCTACTTCGCACACGCCGGTTCCGGCACCCTCCACATCCGGCCGATCCTGAACCTGAAGGACGGGGAGGGGATCGAGAAGATGCACTCGATCACCGACGACGTGACCGACCTCGTGCTCGACCACTTCGGCGCGTTCTCCGGCGAGCACGGCGACGGCCTCGCGCGCACGGAGTTCAACCCCAAGATGTACGGGGAGGAGCTGTGGGGCGCGTTCCAGGAGCTCAAGTCCGCGTTCGACCCCGAGTGGCGGATGAACCCGGGCAAGGTCGTCTACGTCGACGGCGACACCGCCGATGAGCGCGGCTACCCCGACTCCGCCGCCGACACGGACATGCGCGAGAACCTCCGGTACGGCGCCGACTACCGATCGATCGAGCCGCAGACGGCCCTCGATTTCGACGACGAGGGCGGGTTCTCGCATCTCGTCGAACTGTGCAACGGCTGCGGCACCTGCCGGGAGACGGAGGGCGACGTTATGTGTCCGACGTACCGAGCCTCGGGCGAGGAGATCCAGGCGACGCGGGGCCGAGCGAACATGCTCCGTGCGGCCATCTCGGGGGAACTCTCCGAGGACGAGATCCACTCCGACCGCTTCCAGGAGGAGGTGCTCGGGCTCTGCGTCGGCTGCAAGGGCTGTATGTCGGACTGCCCGACCGGCGTCGACCTCGCGAAGCTGAAGGCGGAGGTGAAACACGAGCACCACGAGGAGGCGGGCGCGAGCCTCCGCGAGCGCGTCTTCGCCAACATCGACGCGGCCAGTCGGATCGGCAGCGCGCTCGCGCCCGTCGCCAACGCGGCGACGAAGCTCCCCGGCGCGCGAGCAGCGATGGAGAAGACGCTCGGGGTCGCCAGCGACCGTGAACTGCCGACCTTCACCAGGGACACGTTCCGGAAGCGGTGGGACCGCCGCGGCGGCGCCGCGGTGAGCGCCGCCGAAGCGGACGCGCGGGTCGTCCTGTTCCCGGACACGTACACGAACTACAGCATGCCCGACGCGGGGATGGCCGCCGTCGAGGTGCTGGAGGCGGCGAACGTCCACGTCCGCGTCCCCGACGACCTCGCGGCGTCGGGGCGAGCGGCGTTCTCGACGGGGTTCCTGGGGACCGCCCGCGAGCGCGCAGCCGAGAACGTCGAGGCCCTCGAACCGTTCGTCGAGGAGGGGTACTCGGTCGTGTTCGTCGAACCGTCGGACGCGGTGATGTTCCAGGACGAGTACCGCGACCTCCTCGACGGCGACGCGGTCGAGGCGGTGTCGGCCGCCAGCTACGGCGTGCTGGAGTACGTCGACACCGCGCGCCTGGACGAGGCCATCGAGTTCCGCGAGGCGCCCGAGCGCGGCGAGTCGATCGCGTACCACGGCCACTGCAACCAGAAGTCGCTGAACAAGGACCACCACGCGGTCGGCGTGCTCCGGCGCGCCGGCTACGACGTCGACCCGCTGGACACCACCTGCTGCGGGATGGCCGGGAGCTTCGGCTACGAGGCCGAACACTACGAGCTGTCGAAGGCGATCGGCTCGCTGTTGTTCGACGCGGTCGACGAGAGCCCCGCCGAGAGCGTCACCGCCCCCGGGGCCTCCTGTCGGTCGCAGTTGGGCGACCGCGAGGGGACGGACGAGCAGCCGCCCCACCCGATCGAGAAGGTGGCCGAGGCGCTGGCGGAGTAA
- the asd gene encoding aspartate-semialdehyde dehydrogenase has translation MTHRVGILGATGAVGQRFIQLLDGHPQFEIACLTASDASAGKPYREAAKWRLDSAIPKPVRDITVRATDPAEIPDDVDLLFSSLPSGVAAEIEPDLCAAGYVVSSNSSNDRMADDVPLTIPEINPGHLDLIEVQRDERGWDGALVKNPNCSTITMVPTLAALDEFGLERAQVSTLQAVSGAGYSGVTSMEIIDNAIPHIGGEEEKMETESRKLLGDFDGAELSLHSAEVAASCNRIPTIDGHLENVFAELADDPEPADVRAAMESYPSADLPSSPDQLIHVFGDDQPERPQPRMDRMRGDGMQVVAGGVRTTPAGVKYNCLAHNTIRGAAGASLLNGELLANEGWI, from the coding sequence ATGACTCATCGAGTCGGCATCCTCGGCGCCACCGGCGCCGTGGGCCAACGGTTCATCCAGCTGCTCGACGGCCACCCGCAGTTCGAGATCGCGTGTCTGACCGCCAGCGACGCCTCCGCGGGGAAGCCGTACCGCGAGGCGGCCAAGTGGCGTCTCGACTCCGCCATCCCGAAGCCGGTTCGGGACATCACCGTCCGCGCGACCGACCCGGCGGAGATCCCCGACGACGTGGACCTGCTGTTCTCGTCGCTCCCCTCCGGCGTCGCCGCGGAGATCGAGCCAGACCTCTGTGCGGCCGGCTACGTCGTCTCCTCGAACTCCTCGAACGACCGGATGGCCGACGACGTGCCGCTCACCATCCCCGAGATCAATCCGGGCCACCTCGATCTGATCGAGGTCCAGCGCGACGAGCGTGGCTGGGACGGGGCGCTCGTCAAGAACCCGAACTGCTCGACGATCACGATGGTGCCGACGCTGGCGGCCCTCGACGAGTTCGGCCTCGAACGCGCACAGGTGTCGACGCTGCAGGCGGTCTCCGGGGCGGGCTACTCGGGCGTCACCTCGATGGAGATCATCGACAACGCCATCCCCCACATCGGCGGCGAGGAGGAGAAGATGGAGACCGAGAGCCGCAAGCTCCTCGGCGACTTCGACGGCGCCGAACTCAGCCTCCACTCGGCGGAGGTCGCCGCCTCGTGCAACCGGATCCCGACCATCGACGGCCACCTGGAGAACGTGTTCGCCGAACTCGCCGACGACCCCGAGCCCGCTGACGTGCGCGCGGCGATGGAGTCGTACCCGAGCGCCGACCTCCCCTCGTCGCCGGATCAGCTCATCCACGTCTTCGGCGACGACCAGCCCGAGCGCCCGCAGCCCCGGATGGACCGCATGCGCGGCGACGGGATGCAGGTCGTCGCCGGCGGCGTCCGGACGACGCCCGCGGGCGTGAAGTACAACTGCCTCGCGCACAACACGATCCGCGGCGCCGCGGGCGCCTCGCTGCTCAACGGCGAACTGCTCGCGAACGAGGGCTGGATCTGA
- a CDS encoding cystathionine gamma-synthase: MSDHDDADDVDAGGDESRFRIETTAIHAGQSPDPETGALMTPIYANSTYKQDGPGDHRGYEYSRTGNPTRTDLEANLAALEGGEYGRAFSSGMGGINTVLNLLSAGDHVVTGDDVYGGTHRIFTQVYEEYDLEFDFVDTTDHDAVRDAMREETELLWVETPTNPLMRVNDIDALADIAHEHDALCAVDNTFATPYLQRPLEHGADIVSHSLTKYLGGHSDVVGGALVTDDADLDERIGFYQNSVGATPSPFDCFLVLRGTKTLPVRMDRHCDNARDLAAWLDDHDAVSRVYYPGLDSHPQHDLASEQMDDFGGMLSFEFDGTLEQASTVVEETEVFTLAESLGGVESLIEQPAAMTHAAIPKEEREAAGLTDGLIRVSVGVEHVDDMKTDLQAAFDAAAE; encoded by the coding sequence ATGAGCGACCACGACGACGCGGACGACGTCGACGCCGGCGGCGACGAGAGCCGGTTCCGCATCGAGACGACCGCGATCCACGCCGGTCAGAGTCCGGATCCGGAGACGGGCGCGCTGATGACGCCCATCTACGCCAACTCGACCTACAAGCAGGACGGCCCCGGCGACCACCGCGGGTACGAGTACAGCCGCACCGGCAACCCCACCAGGACCGACCTGGAGGCGAACCTCGCGGCCCTGGAGGGAGGCGAGTACGGCCGCGCGTTCTCCTCGGGGATGGGCGGGATCAACACCGTGCTCAACCTGCTGTCGGCGGGCGACCACGTCGTCACCGGCGACGACGTGTACGGCGGCACCCACCGCATCTTCACGCAGGTGTACGAGGAGTACGACCTGGAGTTCGACTTCGTCGACACGACCGACCACGACGCCGTCCGCGACGCGATGCGCGAGGAAACTGAACTTCTGTGGGTCGAGACGCCCACGAACCCCCTGATGCGCGTCAACGACATCGACGCGCTGGCGGACATCGCCCACGAGCACGACGCGCTGTGTGCCGTCGACAACACGTTCGCCACGCCGTACCTCCAGCGTCCGCTGGAGCACGGCGCCGACATCGTCTCTCACTCGCTGACGAAGTACCTCGGCGGCCACTCGGACGTGGTCGGCGGCGCGCTCGTCACGGACGACGCCGACCTCGACGAGCGCATCGGCTTCTATCAGAACTCCGTCGGCGCGACGCCGTCACCGTTCGACTGCTTCCTCGTGCTCCGCGGGACGAAGACGCTGCCCGTTCGGATGGACCGCCACTGCGACAACGCCCGCGATCTGGCGGCGTGGCTCGACGACCACGACGCCGTCTCCCGCGTCTACTACCCGGGGCTCGACTCCCACCCGCAACACGACCTCGCGAGCGAGCAGATGGACGACTTCGGGGGCATGCTCTCCTTCGAGTTCGACGGCACGCTGGAGCAGGCCAGCACCGTCGTCGAGGAGACGGAAGTGTTCACGCTCGCGGAGAGCCTCGGCGGGGTCGAGAGCCTCATCGAGCAGCCCGCGGCCATGACGCACGCGGCAATTCCGAAGGAGGAACGCGAAGCCGCCGGCCTCACTGACGGCCTCATCCGCGTTTCCGTCGGCGTCGAACACGTCGACGACATGAAGACGGACCTGCAGGCGGCGTTCGACGCGGCCGCGGAGTAG
- a CDS encoding pyridoxal-phosphate-dependent aminotransferase family protein, translating into MTEKREYTDDYPEKTLYIPGPTEVREDVIEEMAQPMFGHRMDRMTDLYTTIVEDTKDFLGTDNEVMILTASGTEFWEASTLNLVDENVLVPTCGSFSERHANVAERLGKNVDRLEYDWGEAIKPEDIREHLETSDTHYDVVATVMNESSTGVRNPIEEIGDVIAEYPDTYFVVDAVSALGGDYVDIDAHGIDVIFASTQKAFAMPPGLAVCVVSDEAYEREVGKDSASWYGGFQRALDYYDRKGQTHSTPAIPIMLAYRKQMKYMLEEGHTGRDARHREMAEYTREWAYEHFDMFPEEGYESQTVACIENTRGIDVAATIERVSEEYDMAFSNGYGSQLGEKTFRIGHMGEHDVESIKELTDAIEDVAGL; encoded by the coding sequence GTGACCGAGAAACGCGAGTACACGGACGACTACCCCGAGAAGACGCTGTACATCCCCGGGCCGACGGAGGTCCGCGAGGACGTGATCGAGGAGATGGCCCAGCCGATGTTCGGTCACCGGATGGACCGGATGACGGACCTCTACACCACCATCGTCGAAGACACCAAGGACTTCCTCGGCACCGATAACGAGGTGATGATCCTGACGGCCTCAGGGACGGAGTTCTGGGAGGCCTCCACGCTCAACCTCGTCGACGAGAACGTCCTCGTGCCGACCTGCGGGAGCTTCAGCGAGCGCCACGCCAACGTCGCCGAGCGCCTCGGTAAGAACGTCGACCGCCTGGAGTACGACTGGGGCGAGGCGATCAAGCCGGAGGACATCCGCGAGCACCTCGAAACGAGCGACACGCACTACGACGTGGTCGCGACCGTGATGAACGAGAGCTCGACCGGCGTCCGCAACCCGATCGAGGAGATCGGCGACGTGATCGCCGAGTACCCGGACACGTACTTCGTCGTCGACGCGGTCTCCGCGCTCGGTGGCGACTACGTCGACATCGACGCCCACGGCATCGACGTGATCTTCGCGTCGACGCAGAAGGCGTTCGCGATGCCGCCGGGACTCGCCGTCTGCGTCGTCAGCGACGAGGCGTACGAGCGCGAGGTCGGGAAGGACTCGGCGTCGTGGTACGGCGGCTTCCAGCGCGCGCTGGACTACTACGACCGGAAGGGACAGACCCACTCGACACCAGCGATCCCGATCATGCTCGCGTACCGCAAGCAGATGAAGTACATGCTGGAGGAGGGTCATACGGGGCGCGACGCCCGCCACCGCGAGATGGCCGAGTACACCCGCGAGTGGGCGTACGAACACTTCGACATGTTCCCCGAGGAGGGGTACGAGTCGCAGACGGTCGCGTGCATCGAGAACACGCGGGGCATCGACGTGGCGGCGACGATCGAGCGGGTGAGCGAGGAGTACGACATGGCGTTCTCGAACGGCTACGGGTCGCAGTTGGGCGAGAAGACGTTCCGCATCGGCCACATGGGCGAGCACGACGTGGAGTCGATCAAGGAACTGACCGACGCCATCGAGGACGTGGCCGGACTGTAA
- a CDS encoding DUF7509 family protein yields the protein MTVEITRDLIVERLGHVKYDRFLFYLMGPYKSFNLNYVLSEEEQREIDVDDLPGPLRRLFRNKDDIDAAQALLRRIQGELRVTPGVNAFLALDVDVDTDEVDAATQSIEYTGCSNATAFVLPFLGHNFGVGEEAGSILEALSETHGDRLVFVHEDDVTSAMIRSARVRWDLRVETYETEAELVEKLRFFAAGIMQRERRGELGRLE from the coding sequence GTGACGGTAGAGATCACACGAGACCTGATCGTCGAGCGGTTGGGCCACGTGAAATACGATCGGTTCCTCTTCTACCTGATGGGTCCGTACAAGTCCTTCAACCTCAACTACGTGTTGAGCGAGGAGGAGCAGCGCGAGATCGATGTCGACGACCTCCCGGGACCGTTGCGTCGGCTCTTCCGGAACAAGGACGACATCGACGCCGCTCAGGCACTCCTGCGACGGATACAGGGCGAGCTCCGGGTCACGCCGGGTGTGAACGCGTTTCTGGCCCTCGATGTCGATGTGGACACCGACGAGGTGGACGCGGCGACACAGAGCATCGAATACACGGGATGCAGTAACGCGACGGCGTTCGTGCTCCCGTTCCTCGGGCACAACTTCGGCGTCGGGGAGGAAGCCGGAAGCATCCTCGAGGCGCTTTCGGAGACGCACGGGGACCGGTTGGTGTTCGTCCACGAGGACGACGTGACGAGTGCGATGATCCGATCCGCACGAGTGCGATGGGACCTGCGGGTCGAAACCTACGAGACGGAGGCGGAACTCGTCGAGAAACTTCGGTTCTTCGCCGCCGGCATCATGCAGCGCGAACGCCGGGGCGAACTCGGACGATTGGAGTGA
- a CDS encoding ArsR/SmtB family transcription factor — MATNHSEAVGGRVPEDPEDLLPEESVLTLDEYLAMHAAVGHRTRYEILYRLVHTGSMSPTELEAALDIDDSTLHYHLNKLVEVGLIEKRQRTERGQDGLYSYYRATIFGEVTLTEGVDELIRGEREFDELYDSSTDR; from the coding sequence ATGGCGACGAACCACTCCGAGGCGGTCGGTGGTCGGGTCCCGGAGGACCCGGAGGATCTGCTCCCGGAAGAGAGCGTTCTCACGCTCGATGAATACCTCGCGATGCACGCTGCCGTCGGACACCGCACTCGCTATGAGATCCTCTACCGCCTCGTCCACACCGGATCGATGAGCCCGACGGAACTGGAAGCCGCGCTCGACATCGACGACAGCACCCTCCACTACCACCTCAACAAGCTCGTCGAGGTCGGGCTCATCGAAAAGCGGCAACGGACCGAGCGTGGGCAGGACGGCCTGTACAGCTACTATCGGGCGACAATCTTCGGCGAGGTGACGCTCACGGAGGGGGTCGACGAGTTGATCCGCGGCGAACGGGAGTTCGACGAGCTGTACGACAGTTCGACCGACCGCTAA
- a CDS encoding GNAT family N-acetyltransferase — translation MSVNVEKRMDPPGEAEHAEAAWALKEEIREHEGVLKQRRGFFMNAYKRAECHLLVEDDELVGLAASRRDGYILFLAVAPRVRGRGYGERLVAEVAEENRSVSCHARTTNEAALNFYKHIGFQVVRRIENYYEDGGDAFYLKLGEDSSLRDRLSKFLR, via the coding sequence GTGAGCGTCAACGTCGAAAAGCGCATGGACCCCCCGGGGGAGGCCGAGCACGCGGAGGCCGCCTGGGCGCTGAAAGAGGAGATCCGCGAGCACGAGGGTGTCCTCAAGCAGCGGCGCGGCTTCTTCATGAACGCCTACAAGCGCGCGGAGTGCCACCTGCTCGTCGAGGACGACGAACTCGTCGGGCTGGCCGCGTCGCGCCGCGACGGCTACATCCTGTTTCTGGCCGTCGCGCCGCGGGTCCGGGGACGGGGGTACGGGGAGCGCCTCGTCGCCGAGGTCGCCGAGGAGAATCGCTCGGTGTCGTGTCACGCGCGGACGACGAACGAGGCGGCGCTGAACTTCTACAAACACATCGGCTTTCAGGTCGTCCGCCGCATCGAGAACTACTACGAGGACGGCGGCGACGCGTTCTACCTGAAGCTGGGCGAGGACTCCTCGCTCAGGGACCGACTCTCGAAGTTCCTCCGGTAG
- a CDS encoding DUF502 domain-containing protein, whose translation MPSWSPDRLSGSIVGPVRSAFVTGVAVVVPLLLSLIVLAVAGRYVYQYLDLFSTLVLDLSPSARYVLSVSGVRLSLTEEALIELLTPLVLASLILTVGLFINASRFGALAVDYFDAAVAHVPGIGAVYESFRQMSDVMINEDAQNFRDVKLVEFPHEGAYTLGFLTTETPDPLREPAGHDRMLTLFLPLAPNPVMGGHLVHMPADRVMDVDMTVEEGLRAVVTSGVAVSGGSGASDDGLSARQLRTLSRVEHADQRLHPEADSPDIRRSEPEAAERADEWDRQVDLTRSETPTDVARRTRAQRDPIEGDDEEDLDDRQPYSLYGNSEATSTPAREAGRYDVESDGNEEVPEHDADRPSTERDGTDSPPAAEQRGGEGTAARADGDEELDDDRAHDDGDHDRGDE comes from the coding sequence ATGCCGAGTTGGTCTCCCGACCGGCTGAGCGGGTCGATCGTCGGGCCGGTCCGGAGCGCGTTCGTCACCGGCGTCGCGGTGGTCGTGCCGCTGTTGCTCTCGCTCATCGTCCTCGCGGTCGCCGGCCGCTACGTCTACCAGTACCTCGACCTGTTCTCGACGCTGGTGCTCGACCTCAGTCCGAGCGCCCGGTACGTCCTCTCCGTGTCCGGGGTCAGGCTCTCGCTCACCGAGGAGGCGCTGATCGAACTCCTGACGCCGTTGGTGTTGGCGTCGCTTATCCTGACTGTCGGGCTGTTCATCAACGCGTCGCGGTTCGGGGCCCTCGCGGTCGACTACTTCGACGCCGCGGTCGCGCACGTCCCCGGCATCGGCGCCGTCTACGAGTCGTTCCGGCAGATGTCCGACGTGATGATCAACGAGGACGCACAGAACTTCCGCGACGTGAAGCTCGTCGAGTTCCCCCACGAGGGGGCGTACACGCTCGGCTTTCTCACGACCGAAACGCCGGACCCCCTCCGCGAGCCCGCCGGACACGACCGGATGTTGACGCTGTTTCTCCCGCTGGCGCCGAATCCGGTGATGGGAGGGCACCTCGTCCACATGCCCGCCGACCGCGTGATGGACGTGGACATGACCGTCGAGGAGGGTCTCCGCGCGGTCGTCACGAGCGGCGTGGCGGTGTCGGGCGGGTCGGGCGCGAGCGACGACGGGCTCTCGGCTCGACAGCTCCGAACGCTCTCCCGGGTCGAACACGCCGACCAGCGCCTCCATCCCGAGGCGGACTCCCCGGATATCCGGCGCTCCGAACCGGAGGCCGCCGAACGAGCGGACGAATGGGACCGACAGGTCGACCTGACGCGCTCCGAGACGCCGACCGACGTGGCTCGACGGACGCGCGCACAGCGGGACCCGATCGAGGGGGACGACGAGGAGGATCTCGACGACCGCCAACCGTACTCGCTGTACGGGAACTCGGAGGCGACCTCGACGCCGGCACGGGAGGCCGGTCGCTACGATGTGGAGTCCGACGGGAACGAGGAGGTCCCCGAGCACGACGCCGACCGGCCGTCCACGGAGCGCGACGGCACCGACTCCCCGCCGGCCGCGGAACAGCGGGGCGGCGAGGGAACGGCTGCTCGGGCGGACGGGGACGAGGAACTGGATGACGACCGCGCCCACGACGACGGCGATCATGATCGAGGCGACGAGTAG
- a CDS encoding DoxX family protein, which produces MRPRSRHILAAAAVQLGTLVTFVAAASGVAAAHVEYVTDADNGDPIAFLTSALSDPVVVLALGAGGLAVVGTMAGYLRVQPLRADVAAIRRALVDYADLLPWLLRLSIGLPMVGAGFAGYLFTPLVTAADTGVPVRLFGVAVGFALLFGLATRFVAGVALASYLALLPVHPSLFFAFEYVAGLLAIVIVGGGRPSADHVIARLAANDETVYSRFDPFYRRIAVPAGEALDPYRRYVPTVVRIGMGIVFAYLALAEKLLAPNQALAVVEQYGLSTLLPVPPELWVLGAAVTELFLGVLLVAGLFTRAASTAAFVVFTTTLFGLADDPVLAHISLFGLVSVLLVTGAGPFSADLAVFRSPNERGAPEMGPDAVRTAASGGSGASGTPRSVERSADRDPGDADR; this is translated from the coding sequence ATGCGCCCGCGTTCTCGACACATCCTCGCCGCCGCCGCCGTGCAGCTCGGCACGCTCGTCACGTTCGTCGCGGCCGCGTCGGGAGTCGCCGCCGCACACGTTGAGTACGTGACCGACGCCGACAACGGCGACCCGATCGCGTTCCTCACGTCGGCGTTGTCCGACCCGGTCGTCGTGCTGGCGCTCGGCGCCGGCGGCCTCGCCGTCGTCGGGACCATGGCGGGGTATCTCCGCGTTCAGCCCCTCCGGGCCGACGTAGCCGCGATCCGGCGCGCGCTCGTCGACTACGCCGACCTGCTCCCCTGGCTGCTCCGACTCAGTATCGGGCTGCCGATGGTCGGCGCCGGCTTCGCGGGCTACCTGTTCACGCCGCTGGTCACGGCGGCCGACACCGGGGTTCCGGTCCGCCTGTTCGGCGTCGCCGTCGGCTTCGCGCTGCTGTTCGGCCTCGCGACGAGGTTCGTCGCGGGAGTCGCGTTGGCGTCGTATCTGGCGTTGCTTCCGGTGCACCCCTCGCTGTTCTTCGCCTTCGAGTACGTCGCCGGCCTCCTCGCGATCGTTATCGTCGGCGGCGGGCGCCCGAGCGCCGACCACGTCATCGCGCGACTGGCCGCGAACGACGAGACGGTGTACTCCCGGTTCGATCCGTTCTACCGCCGGATCGCTGTCCCCGCGGGAGAGGCCCTCGACCCGTACCGACGGTACGTGCCGACGGTCGTCCGGATCGGGATGGGTATCGTCTTCGCGTACCTCGCGCTCGCCGAGAAGCTCCTCGCGCCGAACCAGGCGCTCGCGGTCGTCGAGCAGTACGGGCTCTCGACGCTGTTACCCGTGCCGCCGGAGCTGTGGGTGCTCGGTGCCGCCGTCACGGAACTGTTCCTCGGAGTCCTGCTCGTGGCAGGGCTCTTCACGCGGGCCGCGTCGACCGCGGCGTTCGTCGTGTTCACCACCACGCTGTTCGGGCTCGCGGACGACCCGGTACTCGCGCACATCTCGCTGTTCGGCCTGGTGTCGGTGCTGCTCGTCACCGGGGCCGGGCCGTTCTCCGCCGACCTGGCCGTTTTCCGGTCGCCGAACGAACGAGGAGCACCCGAGATGGGGCCGGACGCGGTTCGCACCGCCGCATCCGGGGGGTCGGGGGCGTCCGGGACGCCACGGTCAGTCGAGCGGTCGGCCGACCGCGACCCGGGTGACGCCGACCGGTAG